The Flavivirga eckloniae genomic interval TTCCATCATTTCTTCTTTAGTTACACCCCGTTGTAAACCATCTTTTGTATAGGCGTCAATACAATAAGGGCATTGTTCTGTGTGAGCCACAGCCAAAGCGATTAACGATTTTTCTCTTGCTGTTAGGGCACCTTCTTCAAAGACTTTACCGTAATATTCAAAGAATTTGTTTCCCAATTCCTCACTCCATTCTGTGATTTTCCCAAACTTTCTTAAGTCAGCTGGATCGTAATATGTTTTTGACATTGAAAATATTTTTTCTAAAGATAAAACTCTTAATAAATTAAGTCGATAATATTAACAGGACTTAACATAAATTATTTATTAAAGTTTTAAAACTTTAATTATGACTTTGTAAAATACTAATGTAATGAATGATTTTTATTTTAATAAATGAAAAAAGATTGTTTTGTAGGGGTAATCTGTATTGATTTTTTCTAAAGTATTGACAATTAATTGAAAAGCTTTTTCGTTGTTAAAATGTTAATTAAACTAAGGTTTTTAACGGTTTTGTTGTGTATATTTACCTATAAAGAATTCTTAAGCTTGAAGATACAACAACAAAAGAAATTATATTTTACCGAGGGGAAATCTGATAAGGTTTATGAAGTGGATTTATGCGAATCTGAGTCGGGTTTATTCGTAGTAAATTTTAGATATGGACGAAGAGGTGCTAACTTGAGAGAAGGCACCAAAACTATTTTCCCAGTTGATTATGAAGAGGCATTAAAAATTTATAACAGTCTTATAGTAAGTAAAGAGAAAAAAGGATATAGTGAAAGTGGTGTTGTGTCTAAACCTGTTTCTGTAAATGCAGAACGAGAAAAAACAATAATAAAATATTTAAAGGAAGCTGTTGCAGGGATCTATT includes:
- a CDS encoding arsenosugar biosynthesis-associated peroxidase-like protein, with product MSKTYYDPADLRKFGKITEWSEELGNKFFEYYGKVFEEGALTAREKSLIALAVAHTEQCPYCIDAYTKDGLQRGVTKEEMMEAIHVGAAIKSGATLVHGVQMMNKVNKLDG